Proteins encoded in a region of the Marmota flaviventris isolate mMarFla1 chromosome 3, mMarFla1.hap1, whole genome shotgun sequence genome:
- the Lpar5 gene encoding lysophosphatidic acid receptor 5 codes for MLTNSSLLANCSANASSTNSSIPPCPDYRATHRLHMVVYSLVLAAGLPLNALALWIFLRVLRVHSVVSVYMCNLAASDLLFTLSLPVRISYYALHYWPFPDLLCQTSGAIFQMNMYGSCIFLMLINLDRYAAIVHPLRLRHMRRSRVARRLCLGVWALILVFAVPAARVHRPSPCSYRGIEVRLCFESFSDELWKGRLLPLVLLAEALGFLLPLAAVLYSSGRVFWTLARPDATQSQRRRKTVRLLLANLVIFLLCFVPYNSTLAVYGLLRGNLVVASQEARDQVRGVLMVMVLLAGANCVLDPLVYYFSAEGFRNTLRGLGTPLQARTLATNGDRGASAERSSEAIHTTGVDATSQELLQPPKPRMPFTECPQDSTL; via the coding sequence ATGTTGACCAACTCCTCCCTGTTGGCCAACTGCTCTGCCAACGCCTCTTCTACCAACAGCTCTATTCCTCCGTGCCCTGACTATAGGGCCACCCATCGCCTGCACATGGTGGTCTACAGCTTGGTGCTGGCGGCCGGGCTCCCCCTTAATGCGCTGGCCCTCTGGATCTTCTTGCGCGTTCTGCGCGTACACTCGGTGGTGAGTGTGTACATGTGCAATCTGGCAGCCAGCGACTTGCTTTTCACCCTCTCACTGCCCGTGCGCATCTCCTACTACGCACTGCACTACTGGCCCTTCCCCGACCTCCTGTGTCAGACGTCGGGCGCTATCTTCCAGATGAACATGTATGGCAGCTGCATCTTCTTGATGCTCATCAACTTGGACCGCTATGCAGCCATCGTGCACCCCCTGCGTCTACGTCATATGCGGCGGTCCCGCGTGGCGAGGCGGCTCTGTCTGGGTGTGTGGGCACTCATCTTGGTGTTTGCTGTGCCCGCCGCCCGCGTGCACAGGCCCTCGCCTTGCAGCTACCGGGGCATCGAGGTACGTCTGTGCTTCGAAAGCTTCAGTGATGAGCTATGGAAGGGCCGGCTGCTGCCCCTTGTGCTGCTGGCCGAGGCCCTGGGCTTTCTGTTGCCCCTGGCAGCCGTCCTCTATTCATCTGGGCGGGTCTTTTGGACTCTAGCGCGGCCGGACGCCACGCAGAGCCAACGGAGGCGGAAAACCGTGCGCCTTCTGCTGGCCAACCTCGTCATCTTCCTGCTGTGCTTCGTGCCCTACAACTCCACTCTGGCTGTCTATGGGCTGCTGCGGGGCAACCTGGTGGTGGCCAGCCAGGAGGCCCGCGATCAAGTGCGCGGGGTGTTGATGGTAATGGTGCTGCTGGCCGGCGCCAACTGCGTGCTGGACCCGCTGGTGTACTACTTCAGCGCCGAGGGTTTCCGTAACACCCTGCGTGGCCTGGGTACTCCACTCCAGGCCCGGACCTTGGCCACCAATGGGGATAGAGGAGCGAGTGCAGAAAGATCCTCAGAGGCCATCCACACCACTGGAGTGGATGCCACCAGTCAGGAGCTACTCCAGCCACCTAAACCCAGAATGCCCTTCACCGAGTGTCCCCAGGATTCCACCCTCTGA